In Colwellia sp. PAMC 20917, a single genomic region encodes these proteins:
- a CDS encoding ABC transporter permease, with protein MLIFTLRRLNLFIFTMFLLTLLSFSLSFLFPGEQLINISGQINATPKQLIVLAEQYQTNNNIAQQYFAYVSHLFQGDLGISMASQLSISNEIMRFLPATIELTLVALFIAMVFGIPIGFIAAIKHRKATDNIILTISMLGYSIPVFWLGLLAILIFSIQLGWLPSAGQLSLVFEIEHVTGIQFIDILLSDSPYKWQAFQDASAHIFLPACVIALAPATIFVRLARTAMMDVLDSQYIRAAKAKGLSFKQIIYHHAIRNAMVHVIRDVGLQFANLVTIAMVTEVIFSWPGIGRWLIESIFQRDHTSIQGGLLALSSFIFIVHIVIDFIYAALNPLARESRNGA; from the coding sequence ATGCTGATATTTACTCTACGCCGCCTAAACTTATTCATTTTCACCATGTTTCTACTGACTTTACTGTCTTTTAGTTTGAGCTTTTTATTTCCTGGTGAGCAGTTAATCAATATTTCTGGGCAAATCAATGCGACACCTAAGCAGTTGATCGTTTTAGCTGAGCAGTATCAAACAAATAATAATATTGCTCAGCAATACTTTGCGTATGTAAGTCATCTTTTCCAGGGAGACTTAGGTATTTCAATGGCCAGCCAATTGTCTATAAGTAACGAGATCATGCGCTTCTTACCAGCGACAATTGAACTGACCTTAGTGGCACTTTTTATTGCTATGGTCTTTGGCATTCCTATTGGCTTTATTGCCGCTATTAAACACCGTAAAGCTACCGACAATATTATTTTAACTATTTCTATGCTGGGTTATTCAATTCCTGTTTTTTGGTTAGGCTTATTAGCGATTCTTATTTTTTCTATCCAATTAGGTTGGTTGCCATCAGCAGGACAGCTTAGCTTAGTGTTTGAAATAGAACATGTTACTGGCATACAGTTTATAGATATTTTATTAAGTGACAGTCCTTATAAATGGCAAGCTTTTCAAGATGCCAGCGCACATATATTTCTACCGGCGTGTGTTATCGCCCTTGCGCCTGCGACCATTTTTGTGCGCTTAGCTCGCACAGCAATGATGGATGTGCTCGACAGCCAATACATACGGGCGGCTAAAGCAAAAGGGCTAAGCTTTAAACAAATTATTTATCATCACGCGATACGAAATGCTATGGTGCACGTTATTCGTGATGTTGGCTTACAGTTTGCTAACTTAGTAACTATTGCCATGGTGACTGAAGTTATCTTTAGCTGGCCAGGCATCGGCCGATGGTTAATAGAAAGTATATTTCAGCGTGACCACACATCAATTCAAGGTGGGCTTTTAGCGCTTTCTAGTTTTATTTTTATTGTGCATATTGTCATCGATTTTATCTATGCAGCACTTAATCCTTTAGCAAGAGAGAGTCGAAATGGCGCGTGA
- a CDS encoding ABC transporter permease subunit: MARDKIYLEEEFPSPLLQLWHNFKVKPVVMIGFSCFIFLTILALFAPFITPYTPVENHLDFLLLPPAWHEDGNVSFLLGTDNLGRDMLSRLMHGTSLTFGLSFVVVLISLGIGGVIGSVSALTSGIKSSFLNHFLDVILSIPSLLLAIVIVAILGPGLSNTLWAIIIVLIPQFVHITRNVVTQEFRKDYVLASRLDGASSFRILYHSVFPNILEKLISQATLAQSAAILDIAALGFLGLGAQIPMAEWGAMLKNGIDLFYIAPWTVYLPGLAILFAVVATNLVGEGMRHALKISKEA; this comes from the coding sequence ATGGCGCGTGATAAAATATACTTAGAGGAAGAGTTTCCTTCACCGTTACTGCAACTTTGGCATAATTTCAAAGTAAAACCTGTAGTGATGATAGGTTTTAGCTGTTTTATTTTCTTAACAATTCTCGCTTTATTTGCACCTTTTATTACCCCTTATACTCCCGTTGAAAATCACTTAGATTTTTTATTACTGCCACCAGCATGGCACGAAGATGGTAATGTCAGCTTTTTATTAGGCACCGATAATTTGGGTCGTGACATGTTGTCTCGCTTAATGCACGGCACGTCACTAACTTTTGGCTTAAGTTTTGTTGTGGTGCTTATTTCGTTAGGTATTGGTGGTGTTATTGGCTCGGTATCGGCTTTAACATCAGGAATAAAATCAAGCTTTCTTAACCATTTTCTTGATGTAATTTTATCTATTCCTTCTTTGTTACTGGCCATTGTTATTGTTGCTATCTTGGGGCCAGGGTTGAGTAATACCTTATGGGCGATTATCATCGTGCTCATTCCACAGTTTGTCCATATAACCCGTAATGTCGTTACTCAAGAGTTCAGAAAAGACTATGTACTGGCTTCACGATTAGACGGCGCAAGTTCATTTAGAATTTTATATCACTCTGTTTTCCCCAATATTCTAGAGAAATTAATTAGCCAAGCAACGTTAGCCCAGTCTGCTGCAATACTCGATATTGCTGCATTAGGCTTTCTTGGATTAGGCGCACAAATTCCCATGGCAGAGTGGGGTGCGATGCTAAAAAACGGTATCGATTTATTCTATATTGCCCCGTGGACGGTTTATCTGCCTGGTTTGGCGATTCTTTTTGCCGTGGTGGCAACCAATTTAGTTGGTGAAGGCATGAGACACGCCCTTAAAATCAGTAAGGAAGCTTAA
- a CDS encoding peptide ABC transporter ATP-binding protein — translation MNLLDIRNLSIVLKSATNPILAVDRVSLTMKEGEVRGLVGESGSGKSLLAQAIIGVLDEKWHVDADRFHWRGKDLMRLSVDERKAIISKDVAMIFQEPMACLDPTMTIGMQLTEAVDGEQLTGYFWQKNQQRKETAISLLHKVGIKQHKICLKKYPHQLNEALCQRVMIAMALAKRPILLIADEPTAAMESTNQGQIFRLLASLNQLKNMSILLISHDLENVTHWTNTITVMYSGQFVEAGTTKHIFEQPFHPYTRALVDSSPKSNSGLPAKSRLMALPGSIPILQHLPIGCRLGPRCPRAQQACVIAPKVTNYHGHQFSCHFSLKGSY, via the coding sequence ATGAACCTTCTCGATATCAGAAATTTGTCTATTGTGCTGAAATCAGCGACTAACCCTATTTTAGCGGTTGATCGCGTCAGTTTAACCATGAAAGAGGGTGAAGTTCGTGGTTTAGTTGGAGAGTCTGGCTCAGGAAAATCTTTATTGGCTCAAGCTATTATCGGCGTACTTGATGAAAAATGGCATGTCGACGCCGATAGGTTTCACTGGCGAGGAAAAGATTTAATGCGTTTATCTGTTGATGAACGCAAAGCCATTATTTCAAAAGATGTCGCGATGATATTTCAAGAGCCGATGGCGTGCTTAGACCCAACAATGACAATAGGGATGCAACTTACCGAGGCGGTTGATGGTGAACAATTAACGGGCTATTTTTGGCAAAAAAATCAACAACGTAAAGAAACCGCGATTAGTCTCTTACATAAAGTCGGTATTAAGCAACATAAAATTTGTTTAAAAAAATATCCTCATCAGCTTAATGAAGCGTTATGTCAGCGAGTCATGATCGCCATGGCACTCGCCAAACGCCCTATTCTCCTCATTGCGGATGAACCAACCGCGGCAATGGAGAGTACTAATCAAGGCCAAATTTTTCGCCTATTAGCGAGTTTAAATCAATTAAAAAACATGTCGATATTATTGATAAGTCATGACCTTGAGAATGTCACACATTGGACAAATACCATTACGGTGATGTACAGCGGACAATTTGTTGAAGCGGGTACCACCAAGCACATATTTGAACAACCGTTTCATCCCTACACTCGAGCACTGGTTGATAGTAGCCCAAAATCAAATAGTGGCTTGCCAGCAAAATCACGGTTGATGGCGCTACCCGGCAGTATTCCTATTTTACAACATTTACCTATAGGTTGCCGATTAGGCCCAAGATGCCCTAGAGCTCAACAGGCCTGTGTTATAGCACCTAAGGTAACAAACTATCATGGCCATCAATTTAGCTGCCACTTCTCGCTAAAGGGAAGTTATTAA
- a CDS encoding peptide ABC transporter ATP-binding protein: MTILLQVNNLSKSFRIGRKWFNQKYFTALEPISFEVQAHHTLAIVGETGSGKSTLAKLLVGAELPSTGSIKLNGQTLQPGDFKQRCQHVRMIFQDSGTTLNPSLTIGQLLNEPLLINTKLNEEDRHCLIRETLQKVGLLAEHMNFYPHMFSGGQKQRISLARAIILQPQVIILDEALASLDPSLRSQMINLLLDLQEQMGLAYILISHNLGIVRHFSDKIMVLSKGQVVEMGDTAKILSRPKHQYTKKLILNQRFQLLHR; this comes from the coding sequence ATGACAATATTATTACAGGTTAATAATTTAAGTAAGTCGTTTAGAATAGGCCGAAAATGGTTTAATCAAAAATATTTTACCGCACTCGAACCTATTTCATTTGAGGTACAAGCTCACCATACCTTAGCTATTGTTGGAGAAACCGGATCGGGTAAATCAACCTTAGCAAAATTATTGGTTGGTGCGGAACTGCCTTCAACAGGTAGCATAAAACTTAATGGCCAAACATTACAACCTGGAGACTTTAAGCAAAGATGCCAGCATGTACGGATGATATTTCAAGACTCTGGGACAACATTGAACCCAAGCTTAACCATTGGGCAATTGCTGAATGAACCTTTATTGATCAATACCAAATTAAATGAAGAAGACCGCCATTGTCTAATTCGAGAAACATTACAAAAAGTAGGCTTGCTCGCTGAACATATGAATTTTTATCCGCACATGTTCTCTGGTGGTCAGAAACAACGCATATCATTAGCTCGGGCGATAATATTACAACCGCAGGTGATTATATTAGATGAAGCCTTAGCTTCTCTCGACCCTTCATTACGCTCGCAAATGATTAACTTGTTGCTCGATTTACAAGAACAGATGGGACTCGCTTATATCTTAATTTCTCATAACTTAGGTATTGTTAGGCATTTTAGCGATAAGATAATGGTTTTAAGCAAAGGACAAGTCGTAGAGATGGGCGATACAGCAAAAATTCTCAGTCGACCAAAACATCAATATACCAAAAAACTTATTCTCAACCAAAGATTCCAACTGTTACACCGCTAA
- the efpL gene encoding elongation factor P-like protein EfpL, protein MPKASDIKKNAAVEHNGKVFIVRDIERSVPQGRAGGSLYRMRMYDVVTGGKIDETFKDSDMLNFADLSRRPAMFSYIDGDEYVFMDNEDYTPYNLNKESIAEEALFICEDTLGLSIIIVDGAAVGIDLPPSVELVITETDPSIKGGSATARTKPAILSTGLTVQVPEHISIGDKIKVNTEERKFMGRAEK, encoded by the coding sequence ATGCCAAAGGCCAGTGATATAAAGAAAAATGCTGCGGTAGAGCATAACGGAAAAGTATTTATTGTAAGAGATATAGAGCGTTCAGTTCCTCAAGGTCGTGCCGGTGGTAGTTTATACCGTATGCGTATGTACGATGTTGTCACTGGCGGTAAGATTGATGAGACGTTTAAAGACTCGGATATGCTGAACTTTGCTGACTTAAGCCGACGTCCCGCGATGTTTTCATACATCGATGGTGATGAATATGTCTTTATGGACAATGAAGATTACACGCCATACAACCTTAACAAAGAAAGTATTGCTGAAGAAGCTCTATTTATTTGTGAAGATACCTTAGGTTTATCAATTATTATTGTTGATGGTGCTGCGGTTGGTATTGATTTACCCCCGAGTGTTGAACTGGTTATAACTGAAACAGACCCATCAATTAAAGGTGGCTCAGCAACAGCTCGCACTAAGCCGGCAATTTTATCTACGGGCTTAACCGTTCAGGTGCCAGAACATATTTCAATTGGTGATAAAATCAAAGTGAATACCGAAGAACGTAAATTTATGGGACGCGCTGAGAAATAA
- a CDS encoding M14 family metallopeptidase, which translates to MNQEENYPIGTPGKKWTEKENVQWFKAQTVTRSYQDEVVEKISALKEDFDVLQYGALSLDESRYPLYVIKTKNWQDNKKTVLVTGGVHGYETSGVQGALRFAQTQASKYAKHFNIVVAPCISPWGYETVNRWNCKAIDPNRSFYQNSPAQESAAIMKYVAELNRDIFVHIDLHETTDTDNSTFRPALCARDAIEEKEWQIPDGFYLVADSVKPVADFQKAIIDAVEEVTHIAPADKSGKLIGVPLEQPGVINYAARELGLCMGLTNAKFLTTTEVYPDSPKVDDENCILAQVAAITGGLDYILKSE; encoded by the coding sequence ATGAATCAAGAAGAAAACTATCCGATTGGAACGCCGGGCAAAAAATGGACTGAAAAAGAAAATGTTCAGTGGTTTAAAGCACAAACGGTAACCCGTTCATATCAAGATGAAGTCGTTGAAAAGATAAGCGCATTAAAAGAAGATTTTGATGTTCTTCAGTATGGCGCATTATCGCTTGATGAAAGTCGTTATCCTTTGTATGTGATTAAAACAAAAAACTGGCAAGACAATAAAAAAACAGTTTTAGTGACTGGTGGTGTTCATGGCTATGAAACCAGTGGTGTGCAGGGGGCATTACGCTTTGCCCAAACACAAGCAAGCAAATATGCGAAACACTTTAATATTGTCGTTGCACCTTGTATCAGCCCTTGGGGTTATGAAACGGTTAACCGTTGGAATTGCAAAGCGATAGACCCTAATCGTTCTTTTTATCAAAACAGCCCAGCGCAAGAATCAGCAGCGATAATGAAGTATGTTGCCGAGCTCAACCGTGATATTTTTGTGCATATTGATTTACACGAAACGACTGACACTGATAATTCCACATTTCGGCCAGCACTTTGTGCTCGAGATGCGATAGAAGAAAAAGAATGGCAAATCCCTGATGGCTTTTATTTAGTCGCCGATAGCGTAAAGCCGGTCGCTGACTTTCAAAAAGCGATTATTGATGCCGTTGAAGAAGTTACCCATATAGCGCCCGCTGACAAAAGCGGTAAATTGATCGGTGTACCCCTTGAACAGCCTGGCGTTATTAATTATGCTGCGCGAGAGCTAGGATTATGTATGGGCTTAACCAATGCTAAATTCTTAACCACCACCGAAGTTTACCCTGACAGCCCAAAAGTTGATGATGAAAATTGCATTCTTGCGCAAGTGGCTGCTATAACGGGTGGTTTAGATTATATTTTAAAAAGTGAATAA
- a CDS encoding glycoside hydrolase family 3 protein: MKYLRFNKENGLLITLSLLILGCSPAENLTLTGPETQAIDSNKADKIWPQLESDVKKDTQVEQRVADLLAEMTLQQKVAQMIQPEIRDITLEDMRTYGFGSYLNGGGGFPNNNKHSTPADWVLLAEKMYQASVDDSLDGSTIPTMWGTDAVHGHNNVIGATLFPHNIGLGAANNPTLIEKIAEITATEVMVTGIDWVFAPTVAVVRDDRWGRTYEGYSEDPEIVRLYAASVVKGLQGHANKDFLGDKRVISTIKHFIGDGGTQGGDDQGENIASEQELFTVHAQGYVGGLTAGAQSVMASFNSWHGDKVHGHKYLLTDVLKNRMGFDGFVVGDWNGHGQVKGCIKENCAQAVNAGLDIFMVPTEAWRPLYDNIIAQVKQGDILQSRIDDAVTRILRVKVRAGLFEKPSPAKRVLSGNIALIGGESHREVARQAVRESLVLLKNNGQLLPLSPKQHILVAGDAADNIGKQSGGWSITWQGTGNKNSDFIGGSSIYSGIEQQVSAAGGQVTLSVDGSYTNKPDVAIVVFGEEPYAEGHGDIDNLEYQRGHKKDLALLTSLKAKGIPVVAVFISGRPMWVNAELNASDAFVAAWLPGSEGKAIADILLKNPANNIQHDFTGKLSFSWPKLPTQIVNRFDEDYQPLFSYGYGLTYQDDTLLADLSEQSNVALNTHLITDIFLGKAIAPWKMLLFSQQQNIEIESSSESLKGISYRTVDKEIQEDSFRLKTTGAASAGVKFINSNGFREDLTSELEKNAALTFSVKRDSDINAPVYITMNCETLGDSANCQASYNIQAQLAASKQGEWQDIAISLHCFAGKGLQLSKVAVPFELRTPGAVNLSVNHIRLVPSKATSAPLNCPQ; this comes from the coding sequence ATGAAATACTTAAGATTTAACAAAGAAAATGGGCTTCTTATCACGCTTTCGTTATTAATCCTTGGCTGCAGCCCTGCTGAAAATTTGACGTTGACGGGGCCAGAGACACAAGCTATTGATAGCAATAAAGCCGATAAAATTTGGCCTCAACTTGAAAGTGACGTTAAAAAAGATACGCAAGTCGAACAAAGAGTGGCTGACTTACTGGCTGAGATGACCTTGCAACAAAAAGTGGCGCAAATGATCCAACCTGAAATTCGCGATATTACCCTTGAGGATATGCGTACTTATGGCTTTGGCTCTTATTTAAATGGTGGTGGAGGTTTCCCCAATAATAATAAGCATTCGACCCCTGCTGATTGGGTTTTATTGGCTGAGAAAATGTATCAAGCATCTGTTGATGATTCACTCGATGGTTCAACAATTCCAACGATGTGGGGCACTGATGCTGTGCACGGTCATAATAATGTTATCGGGGCGACACTTTTTCCTCATAATATTGGCTTGGGCGCAGCAAATAATCCGACACTTATTGAGAAAATAGCAGAAATAACCGCGACAGAAGTCATGGTTACCGGTATTGATTGGGTGTTTGCTCCAACCGTTGCCGTGGTTAGAGATGATCGTTGGGGAAGAACCTATGAAGGCTACTCAGAAGATCCCGAGATTGTTCGCTTATACGCAGCGTCAGTCGTTAAAGGTTTACAAGGTCATGCGAATAAAGATTTTTTAGGTGATAAACGCGTGATCAGTACCATTAAACATTTTATCGGTGATGGCGGTACGCAAGGTGGCGATGATCAAGGCGAAAACATAGCGAGCGAGCAAGAGCTCTTTACTGTGCATGCCCAAGGCTATGTTGGCGGTTTAACGGCGGGTGCTCAGTCGGTAATGGCTTCATTTAATAGTTGGCATGGAGATAAAGTCCATGGTCATAAATATTTGCTAACAGATGTCTTGAAAAATAGAATGGGTTTTGACGGCTTTGTTGTCGGTGATTGGAATGGTCACGGACAAGTTAAAGGCTGTATCAAAGAAAATTGCGCTCAGGCGGTTAATGCTGGCTTAGATATTTTTATGGTGCCAACAGAAGCGTGGCGACCACTCTATGACAATATAATTGCACAAGTAAAGCAAGGCGATATTCTGCAGTCACGTATTGATGATGCCGTAACGCGTATTTTACGGGTAAAGGTCCGCGCCGGGCTTTTTGAAAAACCCAGTCCTGCCAAGCGTGTTTTATCAGGAAATATCGCCTTAATTGGCGGTGAGTCGCACCGCGAAGTTGCTCGTCAGGCAGTTCGCGAATCCTTAGTGCTGTTAAAAAACAACGGGCAGCTCTTACCCTTATCACCTAAGCAACATATCTTAGTAGCGGGCGATGCTGCTGATAATATCGGTAAACAGTCAGGGGGCTGGAGTATTACTTGGCAAGGAACCGGTAATAAAAATTCAGACTTTATCGGTGGCTCTTCTATTTATTCTGGGATTGAACAACAAGTCAGTGCTGCAGGTGGTCAAGTCACTTTGAGTGTTGATGGCAGCTACACAAACAAACCCGATGTAGCGATTGTCGTTTTTGGTGAAGAACCTTATGCTGAAGGGCATGGTGATATTGATAACCTTGAATATCAGCGCGGTCATAAAAAAGATTTAGCGTTACTTACATCACTTAAAGCAAAGGGAATACCTGTTGTTGCTGTTTTTATTAGTGGTCGACCCATGTGGGTCAATGCTGAACTCAATGCTAGCGATGCTTTTGTCGCTGCATGGCTACCGGGCTCTGAGGGTAAGGCAATCGCAGATATTTTATTGAAAAACCCAGCTAATAATATCCAACACGACTTTACCGGTAAATTGTCTTTCTCTTGGCCTAAATTACCGACACAAATTGTCAATCGTTTTGACGAAGACTACCAACCATTATTTTCATATGGCTATGGTTTAACCTACCAAGATGACACTTTATTAGCTGACTTGTCTGAGCAATCTAATGTGGCGCTTAATACGCATTTAATTACCGATATTTTCTTAGGTAAGGCGATAGCGCCTTGGAAAATGTTATTGTTTTCTCAACAACAAAACATTGAAATAGAGTCGAGTAGTGAATCACTTAAAGGAATTTCTTATCGAACGGTTGATAAAGAGATACAAGAAGATTCTTTTCGACTTAAGACCACTGGCGCAGCGAGCGCGGGAGTTAAATTTATCAACAGCAACGGTTTTAGAGAAGATCTTACTAGTGAACTTGAAAAAAATGCAGCCTTAACATTTTCAGTTAAAAGAGACAGTGATATTAACGCGCCTGTTTACATCACCATGAATTGTGAAACGCTTGGCGATAGCGCAAATTGTCAGGCAAGTTATAATATTCAAGCGCAATTAGCGGCATCTAAGCAAGGTGAGTGGCAAGATATTGCTATTAGCTTACATTGCTTTGCTGGGAAAGGTCTACAGTTGAGTAAAGTTGCTGTGCCTTTTGAATTGCGTACCCCGGGCGCGGTTAATTTATCTGTTAACCATATTCGATTAGTGCCAAGTAAAGCGACTAGCGCGCCATTGAACTGCCCGCAGTAG
- a CDS encoding sugar MFS transporter, producing MAGTSFTLDQSKTSQAHSSNGFGGDNSTRFALISLTSLFFMWGFITCLNDILIPHLKAIFSLSYAQSMLVQFCFFGAYFLVSLPAGWFVEKMGYQKGIVVGLVIAALGCLMFYPAASLHSYPVFLAALFVLASGITVLQVSANPYVTLLGKKETASSRLTMTQAFNSLGTTIAPYFGALLILNEVTDSMSANSAESVQLPYLGLMAALLVLAAIFAFLKLPHIESAEVVDGEKIEGSAWHYRHLVLGAIGIFVYVGAEVSIGSFLVSFLGETDIAGLEETQAAKYLTYYWGGAMVGRFIGAAVMQKIDAGKTLAFNALCSVILIAITILSSGSIAMWAILLVGLFNSIMFPTIFSLALSGLKKHTSQGAGILCLAIVGGAIIPVLQGLLADSISVQFAFILPLFCYIYIVFYGLNGSKVVTKT from the coding sequence ATGGCTGGAACATCTTTTACTTTAGATCAAAGCAAAACCTCACAAGCGCATTCATCTAATGGATTTGGTGGAGATAACTCTACTCGCTTTGCGTTAATTTCACTGACATCGTTGTTTTTTATGTGGGGATTTATTACCTGCTTAAATGACATTTTGATCCCCCATTTAAAGGCCATTTTTTCGTTAAGTTATGCACAGTCTATGCTAGTGCAATTTTGCTTTTTTGGCGCTTATTTTTTAGTTTCTCTGCCGGCAGGATGGTTTGTCGAAAAAATGGGCTATCAAAAAGGTATTGTGGTCGGTTTAGTGATTGCGGCTTTGGGTTGTTTAATGTTTTATCCCGCCGCTTCTTTACATAGTTATCCGGTTTTTTTGGCGGCTTTATTCGTTTTAGCTAGTGGCATTACCGTTTTGCAAGTTTCTGCAAATCCTTATGTGACCTTACTGGGTAAAAAAGAAACCGCTTCGTCACGATTAACCATGACCCAAGCGTTTAACTCTTTAGGCACAACTATCGCACCTTATTTTGGCGCGTTATTAATTTTAAACGAAGTGACTGATTCAATGTCAGCAAACAGTGCTGAATCGGTACAACTGCCTTATTTAGGACTGATGGCGGCCTTGTTAGTGCTTGCTGCTATTTTTGCTTTCTTAAAACTTCCACATATTGAAAGTGCTGAGGTTGTTGATGGCGAAAAAATTGAAGGGTCGGCATGGCATTATCGCCATCTAGTTTTAGGTGCTATCGGTATTTTTGTTTATGTTGGCGCAGAAGTGTCAATTGGCAGCTTTTTGGTGAGCTTTTTAGGTGAAACTGATATCGCCGGTTTAGAAGAAACTCAAGCGGCAAAGTACCTTACTTATTATTGGGGTGGAGCTATGGTTGGGCGCTTTATTGGCGCTGCAGTTATGCAAAAAATTGATGCGGGTAAAACCTTAGCTTTTAATGCGCTTTGTTCAGTGATTTTAATTGCCATCACTATTTTAAGCTCTGGCAGTATAGCGATGTGGGCCATTTTATTAGTCGGGTTATTTAACTCTATTATGTTTCCAACTATTTTTAGTTTGGCGTTAAGTGGGCTTAAAAAGCACACCAGTCAGGGAGCAGGTATCCTTTGCTTAGCTATTGTCGGTGGCGCCATCATCCCCGTATTACAGGGCCTGTTAGCGGATAGTATCAGTGTGCAGTTTGCTTTTATCTTACCTTTATTTTGTTACATCTATATCGTCTTTTACGGTTTGAACGGTAGCAAGGTAGTCACAAAAACATAA
- a CDS encoding phosphatase domain-containing protein, with product MNKHPFEVIALDNGAKLIFTPCPGTKLVSLEQSLKQLKQAGVSMLITLMFDEEMASNKVLSLPELCRQYQLSWLQLPIIDDEAPSTAFEAQWAINKTTIVDELKNKGVVAIHCKGGTGRTGTVIALLLLALGWPVDKIVTEVQKVKPKALKIKKQRDYLNRQLIKAETLF from the coding sequence GTGAATAAACATCCCTTTGAAGTTATTGCGCTGGATAACGGTGCTAAGCTGATATTTACCCCTTGTCCTGGCACTAAATTAGTTAGCCTTGAACAATCACTTAAGCAGTTGAAGCAAGCGGGTGTTTCAATGCTGATCACATTAATGTTTGATGAAGAAATGGCAAGTAACAAGGTACTTTCTTTACCTGAACTCTGTCGCCAGTATCAGCTTAGTTGGCTACAATTGCCAATTATTGATGATGAAGCGCCGAGTACGGCTTTTGAAGCGCAATGGGCAATAAATAAAACGACCATAGTCGATGAATTGAAGAATAAAGGTGTGGTGGCTATTCATTGTAAAGGCGGCACAGGTCGAACGGGGACTGTTATTGCTTTATTACTATTAGCACTAGGTTGGCCAGTCGATAAAATTGTTACAGAAGTACAAAAAGTGAAACCTAAAGCTTTGAAAATTAAAAAACAACGAGATTATTTGAATCGTCAATTAATAAAAGCCGAGACACTGTTTTGA